One genomic region from Pseudomonas oryzicola encodes:
- a CDS encoding immunoglobulin-like domain-containing protein: protein SIDKHGALTFTLNDGTTITVPANGTTGSATVTAPDNVYVGTNDPVIKSIASVSGTDVGKFEQLTLDKTPVSTTVTDEPGTPGNPGGNNEGDLVKVTITADQPSVAE, encoded by the coding sequence TCGATCGACAAGCACGGTGCGCTGACCTTCACCCTGAACGACGGCACCACCATCACCGTGCCGGCCAATGGCACGACCGGTTCGGCCACTGTCACCGCTCCGGATAACGTCTATGTCGGCACCAATGACCCTGTGATCAAATCGATCGCCTCGGTCAGCGGCACCGACGTCGGTAAGTTCGAGCAGCTGACTCTGGACAAGACCCCCGTCAGCACCACTGTCACCGACGAGCCAGGTACACCGGGCAATCCAGGCGGCAACAACGAAGGCGATCTGGTCAAGGTCACCATCACCGCCGACCAGCCTTCGGTGGCCGAGA